The Gemmatimonadota bacterium genome includes a region encoding these proteins:
- a CDS encoding tetratricopeptide repeat protein — protein MQSPQPQQEDILVWFLRVWGQIEANYIRILTGFGIAIVAVLIVLFFYRAQTQRSEAARIALGDVYIALYDGRVEEAIASSQEVIENYAGEAEAGEALMALANLHYEEGRIAEARTYFQQYLDEYPADGPFGYGAWSGLASCLESEGKFAEAGQQFAAFAEAQPGSPFAPIALKEAGRCYELGKMPQQASDAYQKIVKEYDESSVTRFARGQLGMMGVEID, from the coding sequence ATGCAGTCACCACAACCGCAACAAGAAGACATACTGGTCTGGTTTCTCAGGGTGTGGGGTCAGATTGAAGCAAATTATATCAGAATCCTCACGGGATTTGGCATTGCCATTGTCGCTGTGCTGATTGTCCTGTTTTTTTATCGCGCACAAACACAACGCTCAGAGGCGGCTCGCATAGCTCTTGGAGACGTTTATATAGCACTTTATGATGGGCGCGTAGAAGAGGCGATTGCCTCATCACAAGAAGTAATAGAAAATTATGCAGGTGAAGCCGAAGCGGGCGAAGCATTGATGGCACTGGCCAATTTGCATTATGAAGAAGGCCGCATCGCAGAGGCCCGCACATATTTTCAACAATATCTGGATGAATACCCGGCAGATGGCCCATTCGGTTATGGCGCCTGGTCGGGTTTGGCGTCCTGTCTTGAAAGCGAAGGAAAATTCGCCGAAGCAGGTCAACAGTTCGCAGCTTTTGCCGAAGCGCAACCCGGATCGCCTTTTGCGCCGATAGCCCTGAAAGAAGCCGGCAGATGTTACGAACTCGGAAAAATGCCTCAGCAAGCGAGTGATGCCTATCAAAAGATCGTCAAAGAATACGATGAGTCGTCCGTCACAAGATTTGCACGCGGGCAATTGGGCATGATGGGTGTTGAGATAGATTAG